GTTCGAAGACCAGTTAGCCCGAGCCAATGCCTTGGTCTTGGACAACATCAAACGTTCCAGCAGCCAGCAAAGCGAACTCAATACTGGACTCGATTCGCTCGGCAGCGACGAAGAGTGGAAAAAGAAGAACATCTACGACTAAACAAACGCGCCGCTGGCGCCTGGGAGTAGCCCGCATGAGTTTGACAGTTTACGGCGCACCACTGTCGCCGTTCGTACGTAAAGTCCGCCTGCTGCTTGCTGAAAAGGGACTGGACTACCAACTTGAGATTGTTCTGCCCTTCAACCAGCCAGCATGGTTTTCAGAGCTGAGCCCACTGGGACGAATACCCGCGCTTAGAGACGGGGATACCACCCTCGCGGATTCAAGCGTCATCTGCCAGTACATAGAAGATAAGTACCCACAAAGCCTTCAACTGCTTGGTGACACTCCTGAAGAACGAGCCAAAGTCCGTTGGATCGAGAAATATGCCGATTACGAGGTTGCACCACTAAGCACGTTCGCTGTTTTTCGGAACCGTATTGTTCTGCCATCAATCGGTCAACAATGTGATGAGGACGCCGCGCAAAAAGCGTTGACACAGAAGCTCCCGCCTCATTTTGATTATCTAGAAAAGCTCTTAGGCGATGCCGACTATTTTGTTGGCGGCAAACTGACCCTCGCCGATCTGGCGGTTGCCACCCAGTTGGTTAACCTGCAACACGCCAATGAACAGCTAGACGCTCATCGCTGGCCCAAGCTCCACGCCCACTTCGAACGCATCAAAGCACGGGAAACAGCCGCAAGCATGATTGCCAGCGAACAGAAAGTGATTGCCAAAATGACCGGCAAATAGCACAGCCTGACAATCAGCAAAAAGCCCGGTTACCCGGGCTTTTTCAAGTAGACTCAGCAATCTGTTAACTCAAGAAATACCTGAGCCAGTCGTTCTACTCCAGCCTGATCAACTTCACTGAAGCGCCCTAGTGTTGGGCTATCCAGATCCAACACGCCGATCAGACGGCCATCCTTGATTAGAGGCACCACCAACTCACTGTTTGACGCGCTGTCGCAAGCAATGTGACCGGCAAATGCATGCACATCTTCAACACGCTGTGTTTGTCGAGTGGCTGCAGCCGTCCCGCATACGCCCCTGCCGAATGGAATACGTACACAGGCAACTTTACCCTGAAAAGGCCCCAGCACCAGTTGATTGTCACGAGCCAGGTAAAAACCCGCCCAGTTCAAATCACTCAGTTCCTGAAACAGGAAAGCCGAAAATTGCGCCGCATTAGCGACAAAATCACGCTCATCCGCTAACAAAGCCTGCAATTGTGCTTCCAGCAATGGATAGCCATCCAGGCCCTGCCCACTTTGTTGCAAATCAATCATCGTGCTTACTCAGTAATTTCATACCCACCCAATCACGGGCGAATTGATAGGCGCAACGGCCATTGCGGTTGCCACGGGCCAGCGCCCAGCGGATTGCGGCCTTTTCCAGGTCCTCATGCCACTGCCAGCTCAAACCCGCCTGATTGGCATGGACACCAACCCAATGCCGAACCACGTCGAGAAAATGCTCTTGGCTGAATGGATAAAACGAAACCCACAGGCCAAAGCGATCTGACAATGCGATTTTGTCTTCAACCGCTTCGTTTGGATGCAACTCACCGTCGATATGCTGCCAATTATCGTTGTCACTCTGCTTTTCCGGCACCAGATGGCGCCGGTTAGAGGTGGCATACAACACAACGTTATCTGGCGCACGCTCCAGCGATCCGTCCAGCACTGATTTCAGCACCCGATAGTCACCCTCGCCTGCCTCAAAGGACAAGTCATCGCAAAACACTATAAAGCGTTGTGACAGCCCGCTGAGGAGCTCAACGACGCGCGGCAGATCCGATAGGTGATCCCGCTCGATCTCGATCAGCCTCAGCCCCGCCTCCGCATGCTCTGCCAAAAGAGCGCGGACCAAGGACGATTTACCAGTGCCCCTCGCTCCCCATAACAAGGCGTGGTTAGCAGGAAGACCGCTGACGAACTGGTTGGTATTGCGTGCCAACTGGTCGCGCTGGCGGTCAACCCCCAGCAGGTCATCCAAACGTATATCCAGACTCACCTTGAGCGGCAGCAGGTACCCCGTTCGCCCTTCTCGCTGCCAACGTGCAGCCAGCGTAGTCTGCCAGTCGATTGCTTCGCGCTGTGCAGGTAACAACGGTTCGATACGCGCCATCACGGCTTCTGCCCGTGACAAGAAGTTCTGCAAAATTACGTCCACGCTCTACTCCGAAATTTACAAACAGCGTTGCCACTGCCTTCGATCAACGCAGATCGGCTATGCTACACGCACAACCGATCAGGGAATAAACAATACCGTTATGGATATCGCGCTAACCCAACGCCTGTCCTACAAGCAGGCAGGCTTAACTGTGTTGGTAGCCTTTATCCTCGGCACCCTCCTTAGTTTGGTGCAAGTCAGCATCGACTATGCCAGCGAAGATGCCTCCATCAACCGCGAAATCAACGCCCTGATGGACATCAGCCACAACCCTGCCGCGCGCATCACCTACAACATTGATGCCGAGCTTGCTCAGGAACTGGTGCTGGGCCTACTACGTTCCCCTGCTGTCGTGCGCGCTCAGGTGATTGATAACACCCATCAAGTGCTCTCCAGCGTCAGCCGTCCCACGCTGCAAAGCAGCTACCGACCGATCAGCGATTTCCTGTTCGGCCAACGCCGTATTTTTGAGAGCACGTTATATATCAATCATGCCCCGAATGAGGCTCTGGGCAAATTGATTCTTGAAGTCGACACCTATGCCTTTGGGAGCAACTTTCTGCGCCGCTCCATGCTCACCATCGGCACGGGTTTCGCTCGCAGTTTGTTGCTCTCGCTGATACTGCTGGTGCTTTTCTACTTCATGCTGACTAAACCGCTGACCGGTTTTATCAGTGCCCTCAGTGAGCGTGACCTGCGCAACCCCAAGGCTGAAAAACTCCCTTATCCGCCTGGCCACGAACGCGACGAGATCGGCGTGCTGGTTGATGTCACCAACCGCCAGCTGAGCAGCATCACTTCCGAGATCGAACAACGGCACCAGGCCGAGAACCGCCTGACGCACTACCTGACAGAGCTTGAAGACATCATCTCCTCACGCACCCGTGAGCTGGAGGCTGCCAACCGGCGACTCCTTGACTCCAACCGCGAGTTACAGGACGCCAAGCGTATTGCGCTGGACATGGCTCAAGCTCGCTCGGCCTTCCTGGCCAACATGAGCCATGAAATTCGTACCCCCCTTAACGGCCTGCTCGGCATGCTGGCGTTATCCCTGGATGGGCCACTCAGCGACGAACAACGCCAACAGCTGTCGATTGCGCACAACTCCGGTAAGGTTCTGGTGGAGTTGTTGAACGACATTCTGGACCTGTCTAAATTCGAAGCAGGCCAGCTTGAACTTGAGCACATCCCCTTCGACCTAGGCGGTATTGTTGAGGAAACGGCCAGTCTACTTTCGCAAAACACGGCAGCGGGCGTAGAACTGACCTGCCTGATTGACCCATACCTGCCTCCGTTGCTCTTAGGCGACCCGACCCGAGTTAGACAAATTGTCAGCAACCTGCTCTCCAACGCTTTGAAGTTCACACGTTTCGGACGGGTCGACATCAGTGTCAAGTCGAGCGAAAAAGGCGTACAGATCGTTGTCCGTGACACCGGCATCGGGATTGCCGAAGAAGCCCAGAGTCGTATTTTCCAGCCCTTTACCCAAGCGGGCGTCGACATTACCCGACAGTATGGCGGCACTGGTCTGGGGCTCGCCCTGACCCGCCGTCTGTGCGAAGCCATGCAGGGTCAGCTCAGGCTTAAAACGCAGGAAGGTTTTGGTAGCACTTTTTATGTGGATTTACCCCTCAAACCACAGGGCAATGCACTGATTCTGCCCTCAATTCAAGGCCGCGTTTTAGTCATGAGCCCCAACAGCTCAGGTCTCAGCGAGCAGCTTGCTAGCTTGCTCCCAAGCTGGGGGTTGGACTACCAGCAACTTGATTACAACAACGCGCTCCAAAACCTCAATGCTGACTTGATTATCAGCGACTGCCCTCAACGGCTGAGCGAATTGCGAACCCACAGTCAGATACCGGTCATTCTGGTCAGTGCATACGGGCAATTCTTAACACCTCAACAAGTAGCCAGTCTCAATCCAATTATCCAACTGGCGCGCCCGCTAAGCCGCCAGGCACTGTTGCAAGCGCTTGGTCACTCCCTGAACCGTCGAGAAGACCAAGCACCTCAGTGCAGCACAGAACCCCATGACAACCAACAGTTCACACTGTTGTTAGTGGAGGACAACCCGGTTAACCAGTTGGTTGCCAAAGGCATGCTAAGCAAGCTGGGTTACAAAATACTGCTGGCCAACCATGGTGGGGAAGCGCTGCGATTGCTCGACAGGCACCACGTTGACCTGGTGCTGATGGACTGCAACATGCCCGTCATGGACGGGTACGAAACCACCCGGCAAATTCGCCAGCGGTCAGAATTCAAGGGGCTGCCGATCATAGCCCTAACTGCCAACGCCCTTTCGGACGAGCGCGAACGCTGTGAGAAAGCAGGTATGAATGATTACCTGGCCAAACCTTTCCGCAAAGACGAACTTGGCCAATTGCTGGCTCACTGGCTGGATAGCAACTGAGCCAGCACACCATCCAGCTGCTGACGTAAACCCTCAAGGGACTGCGACTCCACTTGACGATCACAGAGCAGTTGGTGCTTAAGCGGCAGAGCCTTGGCATAAAGGCTCCAGCCTGCTTCGCTAAGCGCCAAGTGCACCTCACGCTCATCTGCTGAAGACCGCTTACGCTCCAGCAGCCCTTGGCCTTGTAAGCGCTTTAGCAGCGGCGTCAGTGTGCCAGAGTCCAACAGTAACCGCGCCCCCAGCGCTTTAACCGTTGGCTGCTCAGATGGCTGCTGATGCCACTCCCACAGTACCAACATCACAAGGTACTGCGGGTAAGTCAGGCCCAACTGAGTCAGCATCGGTTGGTAAGCACGCGTCACTAGGCGCGACGCTGCATACAGCTTGAAACACAGCTGATTATCCAGCCGCAGACTCGCATCACCTGCTTTCATTTCAGTCATTTCAACAACGCTTCTATCTCGCTAGTCAGCTCTTCAGGCTTGCACATCGGCGAGAATCGCTTGACCTGACGACCGTCAGCGCTCACCAGAAACTTGGTGAAATTCCATTTGATCGCCTGGCTGCCCAGCACCCCCGGTGCTTGCTTCTTCAAACTGACAAACAGCGGATGAGCATTGTTACCGTTTACCTCAATTTTGCGGAACAACGGAAAGCTAACGCCAAAGTTCAACTCACAGAACTGTGAAATAGCTGTTTCATCGCCGGGCTCCTGTTTGCCGAACTGATTGCAAGGGAAGCCTAGCACCACCAACCCCTTTTCTTTGTAGCGCTCCCAGAGCTGCTCCAAGCCTTTGTACTGGGGCGTAAAACCGCACTTGCTTGCTGTATTAACAACAAGGAATGCCCGCCCGCCAAAGTCTGACAGCGTCTTCTGCTCCCCACTGATGGCAGTAAGGGGTATGTCCAGTAGCTGATTACTCATACTGCAGCCTCCGTTTGTTGACCCCAGTGAAGCTAGCCAACAATTAAATTGCACACAATCTATTTCTATAAAAATAAGGCCCGCTGATTACGGGCCTGTTTCGCTCAAAATAACGCGCCTCGCACCACCACAACCTTAAGTCCGCTCGACCAAGTTCAATGACGCTGAGTTGATGCAATAGCGCAAACCGGTCGGCGTAGGGCCATCTGGAAACACGTGACCGAGGTGGGCATCACAGTTCGCGCATTTAACTTCGATCCGATGCATCCCATGGCTGAAATCATCCACGCTACGAATGACCTGATCATTCACGGGCTGGAAATAGCTGGGCCAACCGCTTCCAGAATCATATTTAGCGTCGGAATCGAACAAGGCCGTTTTACAGCACGCGCAGTGATAGACACCCGGCGTTTTGCTGTCATGGTACTTACCGGTGAATGCCCGTTCCGTGCCGCCTAGCCGGCAAATATGAAATTGCTCTTCGGTAAGTTCCTCGCGCCAAGCGTCCAGAGGCTTATCCAATTTATCCATGACCCACTCCTCAACTGAAAAAAGCCCGGCCTGCACCTTTGCCTAGGCCAGGCTGCGACGTATCATTCGCGCTCAGTCTGTCACCCGCACCACAACCTGCCAAGGCTCGGCAGCAGTAGGTATCGAAGCGGCACCGCCGCTCGGCAGTTTCCAGACCTGCGCCACCGGGTTGAAGTGCGGTATTTCCTCATATCAGGACCCTATCATGCAGTTCAGCAAATCCAACAAGCTCGCCAACGTTTGCTATGACATCCGCGGGCCGGTGCTCAAGCACGCCAAACGCCTGGAGGAAGAAGGACATCGAATCCTCAAGCTGAACATCGGCAACCCGGCGCCGTTTGGTTTTGAAGCGCCTGACGAAATTCTTCGTGATGTCATCCGTAACCTGCCTACGGCACAAGGCTACAGTGATTCAAAAGGCCTGTTCAGCGCCCGTAAAGCAGTGATGCAGTACTACCAGCAAAAGCAGGTAGAAGGCGTTGGCATTGAAGACATTTACTTGGGTAACGGTGTCTCCGAGCTGATCGTCATGGCCATGCAGGCCCTGCTCAATAATGGCGATGAAGTACTGATTCCTGCTCCCGACTACCCACTGTGGACGGCCTCGGTAGCCTTGGCGGGCGGCAATCCAGTGCACTACCTGTGCGACGAGCAAGCAGGCTGGTTCCCGGATATCGCCGATATGAAGGCGAAGATCACGCCAAACACCAAAGCATTGGTACTGATCAACCCGAACAACCCGACGGGCGCGGTGTATTCCAAAGAAGTTCTGATGGACATCGTTGAGCTGGCACGCCAGCACAACTTGGTGCTGTTCTCTGACGAAATCTACGACAAGATTCTCTACGACGAAGCCCAGCACATCTCCACCGCTTCACTGGCACCAGACGTGCTCTGCCTGACCTTCAACGGCCTGTCCAAGTCCTACCGCGTGGCGGGCTTCCGCTCCGGCTGGATCGCCATTTCCGGCCCTAAGCATCAGGCTAAGAGCTATATTGAAGGCATCGACATTCTGGCGAACATGCGCCTGTGCGCCAACGTACCGAGTCAGCACGCCATCCAGACAGCTCTGGGCGGTTATCAAAGCATTAACGACCTGGTTCTTCCCGGCGGCCGCCTGCTGGAACAACGCAACCGAGCCTGGGAGCTGCTCAACAACATCCCTGGCGTGAGCTGCGTGAAGCCAATGGGCGCATTGTATGCCTTCCCCAAAATCGACCCGAAAGTCTGCCCGATCCATAACGACGAAAAATTCGTACTGGACCTGCTGCTCTCGGAAAAACTGCTGGTCGTTCAAGGCACTGCCTTCAACTGGCCATGGCCTGACCACTTCCGTGTGGTTACCCTGCCCCGTGTTGATGACCTTGAAGCCGCCATCACACGCATCGGCAGTTTCCTCAAAACTTACAAACAGTAAACAGGGAATGAGCCGGCGCACGCCCAGATACAGCTGGCCGTGCACCGGCCACTTTTCACCTTAATTTCAGCAATGGAAATAACTGGATGGATTTGCAGATAGACGACTTCTATAAAGATGCCGCCGCAGGTCTGCTGGCCTTGTATCAGGCGTTTCCCTGCAAATCCGCCCTATATGTTGAAGACCTGATCGGCCGGGAAGAACCTGACGAGTTCGGCCTCCCCACACCCCGCCACCAAAGCTGCCTGGGCGCTCTGCTATGGCTTGCGGATGAGGGGTACATTCGCTTCGATTCGACGATCGGTTACGACGCTTTGGATCAAGCAGTGCTGACAGAAAAGTCTTTCATGCGTCTCACCCGGGCCGTGCCATTCGCTGTCGATTCTGAGCAACAGCTCCCACCTAGTGTACGTAGGACAAGGGGTACACTTGCTTTTCAGTTACGTGAGGCACTTTCTCAACGTAACAGTGAACGTGTTGCACGACTGACCCGTCTACTCTTTGAAAGCAATCTGAGCAGCACAAGCGACATAGTTTGAAATAGAAGCTCAGTTGAAGAACCAGGGTAGCCGCCCTTATATAGCCGGCAATAACCAATAGTTTCACCCGTGAGGAGTCTCTACACACCATGATGCGCATTATGCTGTTCCTGGCCACCAACATTGCAGTGTTGATCATTGCCAGCATCACCCTGAAATTGCTTGGGGTTGACCGCTTCACCGGCCAGAACTACGGAAGCCTTTTGGTTTTCTGCGCCGTGTTCGGTTTCGCCGGCTCGCTGGTTTCGCTGTTCCTGTCCAAATGGATGGCGAAGATGAGCACCAAGACTGAAATCATCACCCAACCACGCACACGCCATGAGCAATGGCTGCTGCAAACCGTGGAAGAGCTGTCCCGCGAAGCGGGTATCAAAATGCCGGAAGTCGGTATCTTCCCGGCCTATGAGTCCAATGCATTTGCCACAGGCTGGAACAAGAACGACGCACTGGTTGCGGTCAGCCAAGGCCTGCTGGAACGTTTCTCACCAGATGAAGTGCGTGCGGTACTGGCCCACGAAATTGGCCACGTAGCTAACGGTGACATGGTGACCTTGGCTCTGATCCAGGGCGTTGTGAACACCTTTGTTATGTTCTTCGCCCGTATCTTCGGTAACTTCGTTGACAAGGTGATCCTGAAAAACGAAGAAGGCCAAGGCATTGGTTACTTTGTTGCCACTATCTTCGCGGAACTGGTACTGGGCATCCTGGCCAGCATCATCGTTATGTGGTTCTCGCGTAAGCGTGAATACAAAGCGGATGAAGCTGGTGCGCGCCTGGCCAGCACCGGTGCCATGATTGCAGCCTTGCAGCGCCTACGCGCCGAGCAGGAAGTACCGGTAAACATGCCAAGCAGCCTGACAGCCTTTGGCATCAACGGCGGCCTGAAAAATGGTCTGGCTGGCTTGCTGATGAGCCACCCACCACTGGAAGACCGTATCGAAGCCCTGCGCCAGCGCGGCTAACAGCGCCACGAAAAAGGCGGCCCTCGAGCCGCCTTTTTACGCAAGAATGTCCTTACGCCCTTATTAAGCGATAGACGTTCTCCTCCAAACGACTCAAGCCCTTCTCTAAAAAACGCCAGTTACCGCCTAATACATCTAGCTGCTGTAACCGCTCAACGTCCCAATCTGGACTGAATAACCGCTGTACTTCCTCATCACTCACCGCAAAAGGTGGGCCCGACATCTGCTCTTGCGGATAATCCAACGTCACCAACAGTGACTGGCAGCCACGGGGCATAATCTGGCTGAGATGCGCTACATACCGCGCCCTCATCTCCGGCGGCAGTGCAATCAGTGCTGCACGATCATAAATGCCGCGACAAGCCTCGACGTGCTCAGCCGTCAGTGCAAAAAAATCACCACAAAAAATCCGTAACCTTTCTGCCTCATAACACCTGAACGCCCCCGCTTCAGTCACCTCAGGCTGCAGCCCTTGCTCCTTAAAAAAGTCCTCAACGGCCACCTGTGAAAGCTCAATGCCAAGCACTTGCAGCCCCTGAGCGGACAGCCAAACCATATCCAGACTCTTGCCGCATAACGGCACAAACACCTGATCCCCTGAATAAAGCTGCAACGCAGGCCAATGTTGTACAAGGTCAGCGTTCACCTCCCGCTGATGAAAGCCAATCTCACTGCGTGCCCAGCGGCGATGCCAAAACTCTGCGTGCATACGAACTCCCAGATCCCCTACAAGGCTTCAAATCAAATTACCCGATACGAATGCCCCAACTATTCAGCTTTTAACCACCCCGCAGGTGATCGAAAATAGGACATTAGTGTATGGAGGTGTTCGCCATGTTAATGCCAAGCCTGTTTATTTCACACGGATCGCCAATGATCGCGTTGATGCCGGGCGAAACCGGCCCAGTCCTGACCAGGCTCGCCGCCCAACTGCCACGACCGAAGGCAATTGTGGTGGTCTCCGCGCATTGGGAAAGCAATGACCTGCGCATCAGCAGCGGTAGCCAGCCTGCAACCTGGCATGACTTCGGCGGCTTCCCTCAGGCACTTTATGAACTTCAGTACCCTGCCCCCGGCCAGCCACAGCTGGCCGCAGACATAGCCCAACGCCTGAACGAAGCCGGTCTGCCGGCAACGCTTGATGCGCAACGCCCGTTTGACCATGGAACCTGGGTTCCCCTACGACTGATGTACCCGCAGGCAGATATTCCTGTGGTGCAGATATCACTGCCCAGCCAGCATGGCACTGAATTGATCCTGCGTATCGGCGAGGTCCTACAGGATCTACGCGCAGAGGGCATTCTTCTGATCGGCTCCGGCAGCATCACACACAACCTGCGGGATATGGATCGTTATGCTGGGCCGGATAGTGTCGAGCCTTGGGCTCAAGCGTTTCGCGATTGGGTCGTAGAAAAGCTGGATCGCCGGGACACCTCTGCGCTACTCAACTACCGCCAACTAGCGCCAAACGCCGTGCGCAGTCATCCCACTGATGAGCACTTTCTGCCGTTGTATTTCGCAATGGGTGCTGGTCGTGATTTTAAAGTCGAGCACACGGGTTTCGCATTCGGAACGCTGGGCATGGATATCTATAGCTTTGCCTGAGCATTCAACGCTTAAACGGTTCAGACGACTCAAGCACCACTCACCCAGAAACAAAAAAGCCCTGCATGAGCAGGGCTTTTTCTTAACGCCGTAGAGATCAGTCTTCGCGATAGCGACGCAGCTTCAACGGTTTGCCACCTACACGGGTGTCTTTCAGCTTGGCCAGCAGGCGTTCCAGGCCGTCTTCTGGAAGCTCAACCAGACTGAAGCTCTCGCGCACCTGAATGCGGCCGATTGCTTCACGTGCCAAACCACCCTCGTTGAGGATTGCGCCCAGCAGGTTCTTGGCGGCGATACCATCGCGCGCGCCCAGTGCAGTACGGCAGCGAGCACGACCTTCTGCCAGCGGCATTGGCGCACGACGCTCACGACCACCTTCACGCTCAGGACGCGGACCACGCTCAGAGCGCTCCGAACGCTCACGCGGGCCACCCGGAACCAGCGGCTGCTCACGCTCAACCTCAGCCAGACTCAGGGCCTGACCGTTGGTAGCCTTGCGCAGCAGCGCAGCGGCCAGAGCACGCGGGCTGCAACCGATGTCAGCGGTCAGACGATCGAGCAGATCACCGTGGGTGGCTTCAGCATCAGCAACCAGCGGCGCCAGGCTTGCAGTCAGCTTCTTGATGCGTGCACCCAGAACCTGCTGAGCGTTTGGCAACTTAACTTCGCCAACTTTTTGTCCGGTTACACGCTCAATCACCTGCAGCATGCGGCGTTCACGCGGCGTAACCAGCAGCAGTGCACGGCCGGTACGACCTGCACGACCAGTACG
The Pseudomonas mendocina DNA segment above includes these coding regions:
- a CDS encoding glutathione S-transferase family protein; protein product: MSLTVYGAPLSPFVRKVRLLLAEKGLDYQLEIVLPFNQPAWFSELSPLGRIPALRDGDTTLADSSVICQYIEDKYPQSLQLLGDTPEERAKVRWIEKYADYEVAPLSTFAVFRNRIVLPSIGQQCDEDAAQKALTQKLPPHFDYLEKLLGDADYFVGGKLTLADLAVATQLVNLQHANEQLDAHRWPKLHAHFERIKARETAASMIASEQKVIAKMTGK
- a CDS encoding GAF domain-containing protein, with protein sequence MIDLQQSGQGLDGYPLLEAQLQALLADERDFVANAAQFSAFLFQELSDLNWAGFYLARDNQLVLGPFQGKVACVRIPFGRGVCGTAAATRQTQRVEDVHAFAGHIACDSASNSELVVPLIKDGRLIGVLDLDSPTLGRFSEVDQAGVERLAQVFLELTDC
- a CDS encoding ATP-binding protein encodes the protein MDVILQNFLSRAEAVMARIEPLLPAQREAIDWQTTLAARWQREGRTGYLLPLKVSLDIRLDDLLGVDRQRDQLARNTNQFVSGLPANHALLWGARGTGKSSLVRALLAEHAEAGLRLIEIERDHLSDLPRVVELLSGLSQRFIVFCDDLSFEAGEGDYRVLKSVLDGSLERAPDNVVLYATSNRRHLVPEKQSDNDNWQHIDGELHPNEAVEDKIALSDRFGLWVSFYPFSQEHFLDVVRHWVGVHANQAGLSWQWHEDLEKAAIRWALARGNRNGRCAYQFARDWVGMKLLSKHDD
- a CDS encoding response regulator, with amino-acid sequence MDIALTQRLSYKQAGLTVLVAFILGTLLSLVQVSIDYASEDASINREINALMDISHNPAARITYNIDAELAQELVLGLLRSPAVVRAQVIDNTHQVLSSVSRPTLQSSYRPISDFLFGQRRIFESTLYINHAPNEALGKLILEVDTYAFGSNFLRRSMLTIGTGFARSLLLSLILLVLFYFMLTKPLTGFISALSERDLRNPKAEKLPYPPGHERDEIGVLVDVTNRQLSSITSEIEQRHQAENRLTHYLTELEDIISSRTRELEAANRRLLDSNRELQDAKRIALDMAQARSAFLANMSHEIRTPLNGLLGMLALSLDGPLSDEQRQQLSIAHNSGKVLVELLNDILDLSKFEAGQLELEHIPFDLGGIVEETASLLSQNTAAGVELTCLIDPYLPPLLLGDPTRVRQIVSNLLSNALKFTRFGRVDISVKSSEKGVQIVVRDTGIGIAEEAQSRIFQPFTQAGVDITRQYGGTGLGLALTRRLCEAMQGQLRLKTQEGFGSTFYVDLPLKPQGNALILPSIQGRVLVMSPNSSGLSEQLASLLPSWGLDYQQLDYNNALQNLNADLIISDCPQRLSELRTHSQIPVILVSAYGQFLTPQQVASLNPIIQLARPLSRQALLQALGHSLNRREDQAPQCSTEPHDNQQFTLLLVEDNPVNQLVAKGMLSKLGYKILLANHGGEALRLLDRHHVDLVLMDCNMPVMDGYETTRQIRQRSEFKGLPIIALTANALSDERERCEKAGMNDYLAKPFRKDELGQLLAHWLDSN
- a CDS encoding MarR family transcriptional regulator; translated protein: MKAGDASLRLDNQLCFKLYAASRLVTRAYQPMLTQLGLTYPQYLVMLVLWEWHQQPSEQPTVKALGARLLLDSGTLTPLLKRLQGQGLLERKRSSADEREVHLALSEAGWSLYAKALPLKHQLLCDRQVESQSLEGLRQQLDGVLAQLLSSQ
- a CDS encoding glutathione peroxidase, with the protein product MSNQLLDIPLTAISGEQKTLSDFGGRAFLVVNTASKCGFTPQYKGLEQLWERYKEKGLVVLGFPCNQFGKQEPGDETAISQFCELNFGVSFPLFRKIEVNGNNAHPLFVSLKKQAPGVLGSQAIKWNFTKFLVSADGRQVKRFSPMCKPEELTSEIEALLK
- the msrB gene encoding peptide-methionine (R)-S-oxide reductase MsrB, with translation MDKLDKPLDAWREELTEEQFHICRLGGTERAFTGKYHDSKTPGVYHCACCKTALFDSDAKYDSGSGWPSYFQPVNDQVIRSVDDFSHGMHRIEVKCANCDAHLGHVFPDGPTPTGLRYCINSASLNLVERT
- a CDS encoding pyridoxal phosphate-dependent aminotransferase; this translates as MQFSKSNKLANVCYDIRGPVLKHAKRLEEEGHRILKLNIGNPAPFGFEAPDEILRDVIRNLPTAQGYSDSKGLFSARKAVMQYYQQKQVEGVGIEDIYLGNGVSELIVMAMQALLNNGDEVLIPAPDYPLWTASVALAGGNPVHYLCDEQAGWFPDIADMKAKITPNTKALVLINPNNPTGAVYSKEVLMDIVELARQHNLVLFSDEIYDKILYDEAQHISTASLAPDVLCLTFNGLSKSYRVAGFRSGWIAISGPKHQAKSYIEGIDILANMRLCANVPSQHAIQTALGGYQSINDLVLPGGRLLEQRNRAWELLNNIPGVSCVKPMGALYAFPKIDPKVCPIHNDEKFVLDLLLSEKLLVVQGTAFNWPWPDHFRVVTLPRVDDLEAAITRIGSFLKTYKQ
- the htpX gene encoding protease HtpX encodes the protein MMRIMLFLATNIAVLIIASITLKLLGVDRFTGQNYGSLLVFCAVFGFAGSLVSLFLSKWMAKMSTKTEIITQPRTRHEQWLLQTVEELSREAGIKMPEVGIFPAYESNAFATGWNKNDALVAVSQGLLERFSPDEVRAVLAHEIGHVANGDMVTLALIQGVVNTFVMFFARIFGNFVDKVILKNEEGQGIGYFVATIFAELVLGILASIIVMWFSRKREYKADEAGARLASTGAMIAALQRLRAEQEVPVNMPSSLTAFGINGGLKNGLAGLLMSHPPLEDRIEALRQRG
- a CDS encoding thiopurine S-methyltransferase, giving the protein MHAEFWHRRWARSEIGFHQREVNADLVQHWPALQLYSGDQVFVPLCGKSLDMVWLSAQGLQVLGIELSQVAVEDFFKEQGLQPEVTEAGAFRCYEAERLRIFCGDFFALTAEHVEACRGIYDRAALIALPPEMRARYVAHLSQIMPRGCQSLLVTLDYPQEQMSGPPFAVSDEEVQRLFSPDWDVERLQQLDVLGGNWRFLEKGLSRLEENVYRLIRA
- a CDS encoding class III extradiol ring-cleavage dioxygenase; this encodes MLMPSLFISHGSPMIALMPGETGPVLTRLAAQLPRPKAIVVVSAHWESNDLRISSGSQPATWHDFGGFPQALYELQYPAPGQPQLAADIAQRLNEAGLPATLDAQRPFDHGTWVPLRLMYPQADIPVVQISLPSQHGTELILRIGEVLQDLRAEGILLIGSGSITHNLRDMDRYAGPDSVEPWAQAFRDWVVEKLDRRDTSALLNYRQLAPNAVRSHPTDEHFLPLYFAMGAGRDFKVEHTGFAFGTLGMDIYSFA